One Kribbella sp. NBC_00662 genomic region harbors:
- a CDS encoding SGNH/GDSL hydrolase family protein, giving the protein MFLLQRGRERTTPIGALHHAIMRWGEAERTSSRLAIQRWVDGVAYVDVQARTFAEYWNRQNSAALSADGPLWVVLGDSTAQGLGASSPLHGYVGQVLNALRRKGTPWRVLNLSRSGAQTRHVLDDQLPLLDGLAPALVTCGIGSNDILATPPKRLRDHLRQVIDRLPSSSVVMDLTVPDRLWRVGGAVSPYVAGINQLISNTATSRGLPVAEVSRYARPPWRGMLAPDAFHPNNLGYRRHADALLAALPAGVLKP; this is encoded by the coding sequence ATCGGGGCGCTGCATCACGCGATCATGCGGTGGGGAGAGGCTGAGCGGACCAGTTCGCGGCTCGCGATCCAGCGGTGGGTGGACGGGGTGGCGTACGTCGACGTGCAGGCGCGGACGTTTGCGGAGTACTGGAACCGGCAGAACTCGGCGGCCCTGTCAGCTGACGGGCCGCTCTGGGTGGTGCTGGGTGACTCGACCGCGCAGGGGCTGGGCGCGTCGTCGCCGCTGCACGGGTACGTCGGGCAGGTGCTGAATGCACTGCGCCGGAAGGGCACGCCGTGGCGGGTACTCAACCTGTCGCGGTCCGGAGCGCAGACGCGGCATGTGTTGGACGACCAACTGCCGCTGCTGGACGGACTGGCGCCTGCACTCGTCACCTGTGGCATCGGCAGCAACGACATCCTTGCGACCCCACCCAAGCGGCTACGGGATCACCTCCGCCAGGTGATCGACCGGCTGCCCTCATCGTCGGTCGTGATGGACCTGACCGTTCCGGACCGACTCTGGCGAGTCGGTGGAGCAGTCAGTCCGTACGTCGCCGGCATCAACCAGCTGATCAGCAACACGGCCACATCCCGCGGACTGCCCGTCGCCGAGGTCTCCCGCTACGCCCGGCCGCCATGGCGCGGCATGCTCGCGCCGGACGCCTTCCACCCGAACAACCTGGGCTACCGCCGCCACGCCGACGCCCTCCTCGCCGCACTACCGGCCGGCGTGCTGAAGCCTTAG
- a CDS encoding PadR family transcriptional regulator — protein sequence MLLAEEPMHGYQLMQAIADRSDGRWTPSPGAIYPTINQLEDEGLVTVTAEAGRKLVTLTGAGREYVEGRRETSIDPFAPFASTGAGADLRGLLDELASATRQVARTGSEEQRTAAAKILAEARRALYLLLADAPLIPEPPKDPEA from the coding sequence ATGCTGCTTGCCGAGGAGCCGATGCACGGCTACCAGTTGATGCAGGCCATCGCCGACCGCAGCGACGGGCGCTGGACCCCCAGCCCCGGCGCGATCTACCCGACCATCAACCAACTCGAGGACGAGGGCCTGGTCACCGTGACCGCGGAAGCCGGCCGCAAGCTCGTCACGCTCACCGGCGCCGGTCGCGAGTACGTCGAAGGCCGCCGCGAGACGTCCATCGACCCGTTCGCGCCGTTCGCAAGCACCGGTGCCGGCGCCGACCTCCGCGGACTGCTCGACGAGCTGGCCTCCGCCACGCGACAGGTCGCCCGCACTGGCTCTGAAGAGCAACGCACCGCCGCCGCCAAGATCCTGGCCGAGGCGCGCCGCGCGCTCTACCTGCTGCTGGCGGACGCCCCGCTCATCCCCGAACCACCGAAGGACCCAGAGGCCTAA